tcgtgacaagagaagccactgcaatgagaaggctgcacaccgcaaggaagagtagctcccgctcgctgcaacgaagacccaatgcagccaaacataaaatgtaaataaataaataaatttattttttaaaaaagaagtatacTACACAGAAATTGCAAGTATCCTCAACATACAGCACGGAAATTTCACACACTGAATGACATTGTGAATCTAGCACCCAAGTTAAAACTAATAGATTTTGCCCAGGACCTAGCACGTTTCTTATGTTGCCTTCCAGTTGCTACCTCAGAgcagctctccttctcctccctgagGGTAGCCACTCTGTGACTCTAACAGTCCTGCTTATTTCTGACAGACACACTTTTATGCCTCTTGTGTATATTTACTCATTGAATCCTGAGAATAATCCTATGAAAAAATACTACTATTGTCCCCatattaaagatgaggaaactagggaGCTTAGTGTTTGTGTTATTTGTCAAGGTCACACTGCTATtaatagcagagctgggatccagTGCCACGAACCCTGGCTCCTTCTCACAGAGGTTTTGAAAATCCTAGAACTCTCCTTTCACTTGTGCTCTCTTCCTGTGGCTTTGACTCTAACAGAAACCTTGAAGCTGGAAACGTGCACAGAACCAGAGCAGCTGTGTGGCTGGTCAGTGAGTTGGAGGGACTGAAGGTATGTATAAGGGAAGAATGGTTCAGTAAAGCAGGACTGGGGAGAAGGCGGGGGGAAGGTGCCAGGATCGGCAGTCAACACCATATGTCACCAGCTTCCCTGGAGGAGATGACTCCTTCCCACAGGTATTTGCACCGACCACTCTTTCCTGGTGGGTATAAATCAGTTACACCTATGACATCAGGACTAACCATTCTCCATAATTTCCAGGACTTCCCTCAGTTCCATGGAATTCCACCTTTTGACAAGCATTTCCTGCAATGAAAGTGGTAGGACTGTTCCAAAGgacaaaatggacaaatactAGTCTGAAATAagtttacatagaaaaaaataagaatgtagGTTTCAGAACTTAAAAAACTCAAGAAGTTTTCTCTcataagaatttaataaataaaacaaaatgcaaatttaatgaaatagaaaggtgaatattttctaaattttaatacaatgtaagtataaatatatttatgtgaaaacataaaaataagatacagaaataaataaataaataagcaaataaacagaataaataaataacagggtAGTCATTGCTTAGGGGCTGATGCCCCTGAAGCTGAATAATTTTAACATATACTTGCTTATTACTACTGACAAAGTAATAGCTGAATTAATACAATAAATTCTGTGATTAAAATTGAAATAAGAGCCTTCTGAAATGACCAAACACATATGTGCAAGGGTGATAGGGCATCTTAGTCAATGAGAATCCTTTCAAGGTGACCCCAGGTCTCTATCCATAATTCTTATCCTTTCTTGCAAGTTGGTTGATGAAGACAAGGATCTCATGATTTCCACTCTGACAATTTCCCAGGCACAGTCactgtatttcttctctttcaggtAGAGATGGATTCCCTGGAAGTACCTCTTCACGGCCAGTGTAGGGCCCGTCACTCCCAGGGCAGATTCTTCCTCTCCCATCGCCTGCACCAAGCAGGCGTCCAGGTCCTCCAGCTGCTGATGGAGTCCAGTGTGGAGTTTGTCCAGGAGGGAGGTGTCCCAGGCGGCAGAGGAGCGCTCTGTGTGGAAGAGGTGGAAGATCTGCTGGAGCATCTCGTGGAGGACAGAGGTGGCCTGGGCCTTCGGGAGCTGGCTGCCATCCACCATGTCCTGGGGGAAACCGAAGTCTTTTCTATCCTTCAGACAGAAGCTAGGGGAGATTCTCCTCATTTGGCCCAGAAGCATGAAGTTCTTCCTGCTAATCCGCACATGGTTCTGAGACAGGTTGCAGCCCAGAGATCCACCAGGGCCGTAGCTGAACATCACCAGGGCGGTCAGTAGAGAGAGCACGAAGGCCATGGGGCAAATGAGGCTGCTGCTGGCCTGGCTGAGACAGTCGTCTGGAGGAACCTTGGGGGTAGGTTCTCTGATGACATTCTTTCTAAGCAAGGCCATTAAATAAGGAAcacaataattttcattttctaaacatttctatacacttttacttccttttttgattttcatttatgtattctCAGTATGGTCTACGAAGATGTCATCATTCTAAACTATTAATTTTGCAAGAAGTTTAATTTTCCCAGTAATTTCAGATGTGCCCATCCAAATGGATATTTATTAATCAAATGAGAAAggtttttgtcttaaagtcaGAAGTGATGTAGGTTTGTAAATACACACATTCTATATCTCTTTCATGCATAAATGTTGGTCTTCTCTGTTCCAGGAACAAATTTTTAGCCCTGATCTTAGGTTCCATTTTTACCTCTTACTTTACATAGGAAGGCAGGCTCTCTCAGCCGTATGGTTTCTGTAGTTGCTTAGGGATTTACCAGATCACTCTGGCATAAGCTCTTTGAAACAAAAGGTGGGTTTTGTTTAGTGTTTGATTTAGAGAAGAAGCTGATTATTATGAGTCCATGAGCTTCTCCCatgtttcctttccttctagAACATGTTCCTTCATGTCCGTGTGGTCGTGCTTCAGGGGACCACGAGGTGAGGACTGTTACAGATATTGTCCTTTCTTTCCACCATTTTCTTATTGGAGACCTATAGTTCTCCACAGGCTGGGCCAATACCCCCACCAGGAATCCTGGTTCTTTTCAGGAGAATATGGGTGTGAAGGTCCTAATTCCAAGAGAATTGTATTTCCCCAGCAGCACCTCACTCACAAGGGAGAGATCACAACTAATCACACCCTCTCCTCTAGAGTGACAGAGTCCCCTTCCTAACCTGGCCTCCCTCCCTGAGGGCAGGCTCACCACATCCTGAGGACTGTAAAATCTCCTTGCTGTGAAGGGGCTTGTTTATTTGTTGGGAAAATAATTCATCTTCCAGGACCCTCACCCTTGCCCCTGGAGTGTTTGTGTGAAGGACCCTAGTCCTCAGTGGTGACCTCCTCCCCTCCTGACCCGTGTCCTCAGGTATCAGAAGTGTCAGTAGCCCTCAGATGCTGAGAGCAAAAGTGTGTTTTCTCTAAGGATGTGGAGGAATTATCCAGTTCTAATCATTTCACCCTGAGTAGACACATAATGTTTATTTTGccaaatacaaattttattgtTCAACTATTTTACTACAACTAGTCAACACTTGTTATGCTCCAAGTTTCTGAGCTGGGGGCAGAGAATTCAGCGATGGTGTTGTCTCTCATTAAAGTTTATGTCACAGAAACCAGTGAGGTTCAGTTGTTCATTCAGTCAGTTGATGCCACTgggcttctcccttcctctgtctctgtctgcctCTGAGAATGCAGGGCAGCGAGGCCCAGGATTAGGTCAGAGAGAAATCGCCTTCTTTCCTTTACTTGtgtgtaatttttcatttaaagtttttgtAACTTATATTCACTTAGCGACTTACTGGACAAGATTTGTCTTGCTGCTCCTGCATTAGTTCTAATTCATGATGAGGTAAGAACAATAAAGGGAGGTAAAGAAAGGCAAAGGGGCTCCAGTCTCTATCATTTTCAAACTTTAGATTTTTTGTTTATCACTGCAACTGTCCTAGAAAGTAAAATTCGACAGCTGTCTTGtgggcaaaaagaaaacaaatgtgagTCTGAATGTCATGAATGAGAAAGAAGGGAAGTGATTTTCCCCTGACACAATGACAGATTCTAAGTTAGCAAACTTCAGGGCAGCACAGTTGGGGACGAGGCTATGTCAGAGGAGAAGGATGAGGCCAATGTGAAAAATAGAAAGGCAGGAACATGCTTGCTTCTGCCAGAAGCTCAGAAAAGACCAAGTCCTGGGTCAGTTGACTGCCTTCAGCTTCGCAAGACCAGCtccctcatttttctttcatttaatccatGTATGATCAGTtttgaggagagaaggaagaagtcaCACCCACCAGCTCACAAGTGACTGGCAACCAGAACCCCAGTTGCTAGAACACTAACCCTGTCTGGGAGGATGAGCAAGATCAGTCTTGCTGAGCATCCGTCTGGGTGATAGATCCACGCAGGCAATGAGAAGGGTACTTTAAGAAAACTAGAATTAAAGGAAGGGAATTAGATGATTCCAAAAGTTCCTGATCTTATCTGGTTAATAGTAATCgtgatattaaaaagtaataactgAATTTTATTGCTTGCTACTAATGGACTAGCCACTTTCTAAGTTCTTtaaaatttagggacttccctggcagtccagtagttaaggcaccgagcttccacttcagggggcacgggttcgatccctggtcggggaactaagatctcgcatgccccgtggcgcagccaaaaagtagaaaaaaaaaattaactcaacccTCTCAATAACCCTATTTGGATCAACCTCACTTATACAACTGGAGAGAAATATAAATCTGGACCAATGAACTGTTCCAAATGTACCAAAGATACAAGGGCAAACCTTAGGGTGTTTACAATGATTTGTCTGAAAGCGCCCATTAAAGAAAGTGAAGGCTGCACATGAACATGATATTTAGGAACCAACGAAATAAGCAGACAGAGGACAGTGAGATGACAAAGGACCCTTATTCCACTTCAGGTGCCAAAGGGTTACTGTCTATGGTTTTGTAGGGCTACATGGGGTGTGGTCTGAGTCAACTGAACTGACTTTAGGTTCTAATCAAAATAGACAAAATCACTATTAAGTAGTTAGAAGGGAATAGATTTTTCTgcctattggaaaaaaaaaaaaaaaggcagtttccCACTGGCCTAGTGGTTACGATCcggcactctcactgctgtggcccagattcaatccccggtgggggaactgagatcacACAAGCCACGCAGCGCCAAGTCTAAGATTTCGTGAGTGATTTCTTCCatgaaatatagtaaaataactttattaaccCTAGAAGAGCTGACCCCTGGAATCTATGTATTTTTAACGCTTGAGTTTTCTTgtgagtttaagaaaaaaaaaaaagcacctaacAATTTCTAGCCATGTGAGCTCTGACGTTTCTCCTTCAGGATGACAACTAAAAAGTCACTCACCATCTGGTTCTACAAGAATAAAGTCATTAGCCACAGCAGTCCCTGACCCCAACACGCCCTGacaggagttcagggtggagatcaggaatgggGCACTctctgctctgggaaaactgacagAATAGGCCTGCAGATAGTTAGATAATTTCCTGAGAAAATTCTGTGAATCCAATTTTTTGCAACTtctcatacttagaaaagcactaaaatcattaatagtGACAAATGCgcctcatgactagcagcaaccttctaccaagatgtgCCTTGATTGCACGTATCCCCTTCACCACAATCACGTATATACTGACGTCCCCATTATGTCCTTGGAGCAGTTCGTCAGAGCTGACTGAGAGGCTGTCCTCCAGGCTATGGTCCTCAGTAAGTCCTCCCAAAAAACTGAACGCCCAGCTCttatgttgtcatttgtttccagtcaACAAGGACCTCCCCGATTTTCCAGACGATCTCCTCAGGTCAGCCTGCTGTTCGCATTCTCAGTGAAGACACCTCCATTTCTCACCTACAGTCCAGACTGGACATCCTTTTGTTTACTGATAGAGTCCAAATAAGAATCTCTACTCTTTATTGTTCCAACTATTGGTTAAGATGTGGGTACCGAAGAGGCCTTATGTATGACCAAGACGGAAGAGCCTACGTGCTTCCTAGACAGAAGCAGTGAAGGTTTTTAATGGGCTCCTTAGCAGGGAGAGTCTGGCTTAAACTCCAGAGTCAGCCTCATGGCCTTGTATAgttgtctttatttaaatttctagCCTCAGCCCATTAAAACATCATAAGATAATACTgaagaattgaaataaaaatattatttaaaaaatcatttgttaataaaatgatatttttagcAGTAATGTAGGAATGGTTTCTGCTTGTTTTAGGACCCTAATCCTTAGGAAGGTTTCCAAACCTCTAAATGTACTTTAAATGTCCTTCTGACTTTAAAATACCTACTCAGTGCTGTATGCATCAACTGGAAAGAACAGAAAGATGATTGATCCATCAGTGCCCTCTTTCCAAATTgcctaaattaaataaatgaatttccaCTTAGCTCTTTGTTGCTTTTAGAAATTGTGACCTTCCAGTGTGCATGTTACTGACACCTGCCCTGCTGGAAAGGCTCTACCCCAGTTGTtgctaaatatattaaaatcccTGCCTGTGTCCCTTCTATTCAAgcatgtttcattttgtttgtctttcaaAGGGGCAAAGACATCACGATGGAATGTACGAAATTCCTTGGATTGCATTGTCCCCAGGAATATCCTTCCCTGCTCTGTGATAACTTGCTGGGTCCTAAGGACGAAACAAGTTTGCAGCTGGCACTGAGGTAACCCTCGTCCCTTCCAAGACTCTGCAGGCTGCTGTGGTATCAGTGCTGGGGACACTGCTATTGGCCACGTCCTTGTGGGAGAACTCTGTGCTATCGCACGCACCTcaatcttttcttctctgaaaagGAATGTCCTGGAGAAACACTTGCCTCAGTGCAGCTCATCTGTGTCCTTCCGTGTCCTGAGGACCTGCCGCTGTTCCAGTGAACGCTTTCAACATCTCTGTTCTCCTTCCAAGTTCTCAAGCTGCTGCTGCCTTTCAGCTCCATGTTTCCTGCGCTTTGGGCTTTTTGAACAAATAAGAGTCCTGAAGCAGGTGAGTTCCTCCTAGTGCAGTCAGCACGTGGAAGTGCGCAAATAGAGGCACAGGTGAGCTCCTGGATTCTCCAGCATTGTTCAATGTTGGGCAGGGTGTCATCTAGTCACTGTGTTTCTCTGGGAGCCTGGACAGTCTGGACCTGCAGTGCTTGGCAGGCGGAGAGGGTGGAGCCATATGAGAGTTTCTGACAAACCTCGAACTTTCACTCAGCTTCTGCTTTCCATTGGTGGCTTTGTACTCttaaggggaaattgacagccaGCAACCCTAATGGAGAAGGAAACAGCTGTATGAATATGGGCAGTACAGCTTAATGCAGAGTGAATGGGGAAAGTACACTATGGATTTGTACACTGGGAGGAACTGAATGATTGTGATATTTTAGTGAAAGAATGGGATCCAGGAAAACAGAGAGGAAGGGGAATTGTGCCATGTATCAGAATCAGCAGATAGATGTATGGTATATTATATatggtatattttatatgtagcatATTTTATACTATGTATTcctatatatgtaccatatatgtatattattatatataaagttaCATACAATTGATGACACACTTTCTCCCAGTTCTGTTTTTTAGGCTGTCATTGTTTTGCAGTCAGTGAccgagagagggggaggagaattCATTATTCCCATTTAGACCTATATGAAAACTATAGGAAACAACACACTACCTGTTTTTAGCCCTCACTCTGTGGATGATACTCTGCTAAGTGTTCTTAAATATTCTGGTTGGTCTAATATTCAATACAACTCTAGGGATATTTCCCCTACTTtatatttgaggaaactgaggctcagggaagttaagtGATTCCCCAGCATCATACACGTGTCCTGGCAGAATCTAGACTCTATGCAGAAACCCATAtcacatataaataattatttaacttcCATCCTCTGTAATTCTCAagccctttgttttcttctttggtgcTTTCTGAAGATCATTTTTCCCTGGTTGACTCCTAAGTGCACTGGCTACTCCACCTTTGTGCCCTCTGCagactctccttctctttctcactcttaaaAGTTGAAGGTCCTCATGAACTTTCGGTCATCATCTCGTTCTACGCTCTACTCCTAAGGAACGACATCCACATATGCTGCTACCAGTGGGAAGTCTGTCTTTAGATGTTTCTTGGCCACTTTATAGAGTCCATCTGCTTTCTCCCCTTCTTGAGATGCCTCATTCCAGATTCTGGTGAGAGAATCCCCTTTTCACTATCTCTCATTGTAATAGGAAACTTAATTGAAATAATTTAGCATGATTactgtttttatatcttttatctcTTCCAAACTGAACTCTCCAGAAGAATAggtttggcattttcttttttcacctcTGTATTCTCAGAACTATCATATATCCGATGTAGAaatatgaagttttaaaatataacctgggacttccctgctggtgcagtg
The window above is part of the Eubalaena glacialis isolate mEubGla1 chromosome 9, mEubGla1.1.hap2.+ XY, whole genome shotgun sequence genome. Proteins encoded here:
- the LOC133097204 gene encoding interferon omega-1-like; the protein is MALLRKNVIREPTPKVPPDDCLSQASSSLICPMAFVLSLLTALVMFSYGPGGSLGCNLSQNHVRISRKNFMLLGQMRRISPSFCLKDRKDFGFPQDMVDGSQLPKAQATSVLHEMLQQIFHLFHTERSSAAWDTSLLDKLHTGLHQQLEDLDACLVQAMGEEESALGVTGPTLAVKRYFQGIHLYLKEKKYSDCAWEIVRVEIMRSLSSSTNLQERIRIMDRDLGSP